One Saccharopolyspora erythraea NRRL 2338 genomic region harbors:
- a CDS encoding DUF5130 family protein: MATGEIARSSEAPDLGAGEALMATGRVSIARKVEPERPKLPFSTTQLSRLDEALTLSSRTTGLEFAIYIGGLGEDTRATAEELHAGLGGRAQDGVLVAVSPGQRKFEIVTGEEAHRRVPDRSCQLAAMSMVASFREGELVEGLISGLRMLADTAGTKFGDH, encoded by the coding sequence GTGGCAACTGGTGAGATCGCCCGCTCCTCCGAGGCCCCGGACCTCGGCGCCGGCGAGGCGCTGATGGCGACGGGCCGGGTGTCCATCGCCCGCAAGGTGGAGCCCGAGCGTCCGAAGCTGCCGTTCAGCACCACCCAGCTGTCCAGGCTGGACGAGGCCCTCACGCTCTCCAGCCGGACCACCGGACTGGAGTTCGCCATCTACATCGGCGGCCTCGGCGAGGACACCCGCGCCACCGCCGAGGAGCTGCACGCCGGCCTGGGCGGCCGCGCGCAGGACGGGGTCCTGGTCGCGGTGTCGCCGGGCCAGCGCAAGTTCGAGATCGTCACCGGCGAGGAAGCCCACCGCCGGGTCCCGGACCGCAGCTGCCAGCTCGCGGCGATGAGCATGGTCGCCTCCTTCCGCGAGGGCGAGCTGGTCGAGGGCCTGATCAGCGGGCTGCGGATGCTCGCCGACACCGCGGGCACCAAGTTCGGCGACCACTGA
- a CDS encoding HNH endonuclease has product MPDRQPTPKGAAAGLAPRAPLCSAQPARGSGPPLAADRPPGHAGAWRKRRVLLLNTTFEPLTALPLRRAIVLIVCGKAEVVHGDSAGMVLHSATSSVEVPSVIRLSNFVRVPYRGRVPLTRAALMLRDNHRCVYCGGRAETIDHVVPRSRGGPHAWENCVASCTKCNHRKADKTLSELGWRLPVAPHAPRGRHWRLLAGLSETDPLWLPYLGEPAA; this is encoded by the coding sequence GTGCCCGACCGACAACCGACTCCGAAAGGCGCAGCCGCTGGGCTGGCGCCTCGGGCCCCCCTGTGCTCTGCACAGCCGGCCCGCGGGAGTGGACCGCCGCTGGCGGCCGACCGGCCGCCCGGCCACGCAGGCGCTTGGCGCAAGCGGCGGGTGTTGTTGCTGAACACCACGTTCGAGCCCCTGACCGCGCTGCCGTTGCGCAGGGCGATCGTGCTCATCGTGTGCGGGAAGGCAGAGGTCGTGCACGGCGATTCGGCCGGGATGGTGCTGCACTCGGCGACCAGCAGCGTCGAGGTGCCGTCGGTGATCCGCCTGAGCAACTTCGTGCGGGTGCCCTACCGCGGGCGGGTGCCGCTGACCAGGGCGGCGCTGATGCTGCGGGACAACCACCGCTGCGTCTACTGCGGCGGGCGGGCCGAGACGATCGACCACGTGGTGCCGAGGAGCCGTGGTGGGCCGCACGCGTGGGAGAACTGCGTGGCGAGTTGCACGAAGTGCAACCACCGCAAGGCCGACAAGACGCTGAGCGAGCTGGGCTGGCGGCTGCCGGTGGCCCCGCATGCGCCGCGCGGGCGGCACTGGCGGTTGCTCGCCGGGCTGTCCGAAACGGACCCGTTGTGGCTGCCGTACCTGGGTGAGCCGGCCGCCTAG